GTTTTCCCCTTGCCTAGAGCGCTCTATCTTATCTTGAAAATCTTCGTAAGTTGTTATGGGCACACGTTGGGCAAACGTCGCGTAGTTTTTTATTGAAGCAAAGTCGTGCTGCTTACCAACTTCGGTATCTTTTGCTATGTCCAATAAGCTAAATAATAGCTCTTGTTGCACTTCATTTGGATATTTTAAAAACAACTCTATTTGATGAAAACGCTTCTTTAAAAACCATGAAGCAATAGAATTAACGAGAGGAATTGACATAGTTATTTGTATCTTTAAGTTTTAAAAATAATACTTTTTTTTATGACCTACCAAGGTGTGTTGACAAAAATGCAAACGGAGTTTACTAACCCCATTAATTACTACCTAGTATTTAAAAATGACTTTATAAACCTTAATCAATTATTAAACAAAAACTTAGAATTTAGTTTTGTAAAATACGAGTGTTTAAACTGCCATTTAGACAAGCCTATTTACCGTCAAGGATTTTGCAAAAATTGTTTTTTTGAGATCCCACAAGCAGCAGATTGGATCATGAAACCCGAATTAAGTAAAGCACATCTAGGTATTGAAGAGCGTGATTTAGACTACGAAAAGCAGGTCCAACTAAAACCACATATTGTGTATTTGGCTAATTCTAGCAATGTAAAAGTTGGAGTTACAAGAAAAGGACAAGTCCCTACACGATGGATAGATCAGGGTGCACATGAAGCTATTGAAATTGTAGAAGTGCCTAACAGATATCTTGCAGGTATTACTGAAGTTGCTTTAAAAGATTATGTTGGTGACAAAACCAATTGGCGCACGATGTTAAAAAACGAGATTAAAGATGAAAATTTAATTGAATGGCGTGATAAGCTGAAACAATACATTCCGGACGAAGCCCAACAGTACTATATTGAAGATAATGAAGAAACCAATATTGAATTTCCAGTATTGCGCTACCCAACAAAACCGAAGTCATTAAACTTTACAAAAACAGCACATTATACTGGTGTTTTAAAAGGAATTAAAGGACAGTATTTGATTTTT
This portion of the Olleya sp. Bg11-27 genome encodes:
- a CDS encoding DUF2797 domain-containing protein is translated as MTYQGVLTKMQTEFTNPINYYLVFKNDFINLNQLLNKNLEFSFVKYECLNCHLDKPIYRQGFCKNCFFEIPQAADWIMKPELSKAHLGIEERDLDYEKQVQLKPHIVYLANSSNVKVGVTRKGQVPTRWIDQGAHEAIEIVEVPNRYLAGITEVALKDYVGDKTNWRTMLKNEIKDENLIEWRDKLKQYIPDEAQQYYIEDNEETNIEFPVLRYPTKPKSLNFTKTAHYTGVLKGIKGQYLIFEDDTVCNIRSNEGLVVNITIL